The following proteins are co-located in the Komagataeibacter sp. FNDCF1 genome:
- a CDS encoding aspartyl/asparaginyl beta-hydroxylase domain-containing protein translates to MAKQKTIYHFTKGLRDRVDAFIMRYSLLPDQAVFDPHIMPWVRMLEQNWERIRDEALTLRADTIPSLGDISPDHGRIAADRRWRSFFMEGYGYKRQENRARVPVTAALIDRIPALCTASFSVLEAGCHIPRHRGMTKGMLTYHLALRVPAERENCWIQIEEGTHLHVRPWTDGQSLLFDDTYNHEVWNNTDQDRYVLLLQVRRPCQWPARLLMNIFFLGVRYSRFVQDIRRNLDRGK, encoded by the coding sequence ATGGCGAAACAGAAGACCATTTATCACTTTACCAAAGGGCTGCGTGACAGGGTTGATGCCTTCATCATGCGCTATTCGCTTCTGCCCGATCAGGCTGTCTTTGATCCTCACATCATGCCATGGGTCAGGATGCTGGAGCAGAACTGGGAGAGGATCCGTGATGAAGCCCTGACGCTGCGCGCGGACACCATTCCCTCCCTTGGTGACATATCCCCCGACCATGGGCGGATCGCGGCGGACCGGCGCTGGCGTTCCTTCTTTATGGAAGGGTACGGCTACAAACGGCAGGAAAACCGTGCCCGCGTTCCGGTTACCGCCGCACTGATCGACCGTATTCCCGCGTTATGCACCGCCAGCTTCTCCGTGCTGGAAGCCGGGTGCCATATCCCGCGCCATCGCGGCATGACCAAGGGGATGCTGACCTATCATCTTGCGTTGCGTGTTCCTGCCGAGCGGGAAAACTGCTGGATCCAGATTGAGGAAGGCACGCACCTGCATGTCCGCCCATGGACGGATGGTCAATCCCTCCTGTTTGACGATACGTATAACCATGAAGTGTGGAACAATACGGATCAGGACCGGTACGTCCTGCTTCTGCAGGTCAGGCGGCCGTGCCAGTGGCCTGCACGGCTGCTTATGAACATCTTTTTCCTGGGTGTGCGGTACTCGCGTTTCGTGCAGGATATTCGCAGGAATCTTGACCGGGGAAAATAG
- a CDS encoding NAD(P)-dependent oxidoreductase — translation MKIGFVGLGAMGHPMARRLLVAGHTLCVYNRTTSRADDLLAMGATLAPTPAEAARGAEIVFSMLFDDAATQALTFGPDGIATALSPDAIHACCGTLSLEQARALRDGHGRLGQSYASANVLGRPPAAASGTLCVILGGEAGILARLEPVVRAFGSRLFTAGHDPVQANLVKLSLNFMIMSTIEQMAEVFTLNEKAGIDPHTVFDIMTGSFFDAPVHRNYGKLMVEGAYDPPGAPVTLGLKDTEMFLAAGHDYHVPLPYASIARDRFLSAMAMGDGGRDFVILLERVRHDAGLCQPPEAPDA, via the coding sequence ATGAAGATAGGGTTTGTAGGGCTGGGGGCCATGGGCCACCCCATGGCGCGACGCCTGCTGGTGGCGGGACATACGCTGTGCGTATACAACCGGACCACCAGCAGGGCGGATGACCTGCTGGCCATGGGCGCTACGCTGGCCCCCACCCCGGCAGAAGCGGCGCGGGGGGCGGAAATCGTTTTTTCCATGCTGTTTGATGACGCAGCGACACAGGCCCTGACCTTTGGGCCCGATGGCATTGCCACCGCACTTTCCCCCGACGCCATCCATGCCTGCTGCGGCACGCTGTCGCTTGAACAGGCACGCGCGCTGCGCGATGGCCATGGCAGGCTTGGACAATCCTACGCCAGCGCCAATGTACTGGGCCGGCCACCTGCGGCGGCCAGCGGCACACTCTGCGTCATTCTGGGTGGGGAAGCAGGAATTCTGGCCCGGCTTGAACCGGTAGTCAGGGCATTTGGTTCCCGGCTGTTCACGGCGGGACATGACCCGGTGCAGGCCAATCTGGTCAAGCTGTCGCTCAACTTCATGATCATGTCCACCATCGAACAGATGGCCGAGGTCTTTACCCTTAATGAAAAGGCGGGGATCGACCCCCATACCGTGTTTGACATCATGACCGGCAGCTTTTTTGACGCACCCGTACACCGTAATTACGGGAAACTGATGGTCGAGGGCGCCTATGACCCGCCCGGCGCCCCCGTGACGCTGGGGCTGAAGGATACCGAGATGTTCCTTGCGGCGGGACATGATTACCATGTGCCCCTGCCCTATGCCTCCATTGCGCGTGACCGCTTCCTGTCAGCCATGGCAATGGGGGATGGGGGGCGTGATTTTGTCATTCTGCTTGAACGTGTCCGCCACGACGCCGGCCTGTGCCAGCCCCCCGAAGCACCGGACGCGTAG
- the glgX gene encoding glycogen debranching protein GlgX has product MLKDRLREGHPYPRGATWDGEGVNFSLFSAHAHKVEVCLFDRDGMTEIERITLPEYTDQIFHGWVPDIGPGQFYGYRVHGPYEPDAGHRFNPNKLLLDPYARAHMGDLQWDPALFGYTIGHADADLSFDTRDSARFMPKCVVIDPGFDWHGQSGRNPLPWDQTVLYEAHVKGLTRLHPHVPEALRGTYAGLATRDVLDYIRKLGATSLELLPVHSFVNDQHLLEKGLSNYWGYNTIGFFAPDPRYAADRAESLREFKEMVSAIHAAGLEVILDVVYNHTAEGNECGPTLSFRGIDNVSYYRLLRDQPRYYVNDTGTGNTVNLSHRRVIQMVTDSLRYWAEEMHVDGFRFDLGTILAREPNGFDNQSGFLKACSQDPTLETVKLIAEPWDCGPGGYQVGGFPPGWAEWNDRFRDVVRNYWRGKEGAGGLAPRLLASPDQFDHQGRKPWACVNFLTAHDGFTLEDCVTYDEKHNEANGEDGRDGAEQNASCNYGVEGPSGDPAVVKLRGRQVRNMLATLLMSQGTPMLLAGDEFGRTQGGNNNAYCQDNEISWINWDFGARGQALVNFVTRLNALRRRLPILRRGRFLTAAYNEELDIKELTWIQPDGMEMTPQDWDGAQCFGLVLDGRAQPSGIRRRGADATLLMVFNARSDGVDFTLPSVSDQHWALLVDTGVEDGGSADDVRHFRPNAVYPMADRSFLLFELLPDSVPAVS; this is encoded by the coding sequence ATGCTCAAAGATCGCCTTCGTGAAGGACATCCCTATCCACGTGGAGCAACATGGGATGGGGAAGGGGTCAATTTCTCCCTTTTTTCAGCACATGCGCACAAGGTGGAAGTCTGCCTGTTCGACCGTGACGGCATGACCGAAATCGAGCGGATCACCCTGCCGGAATATACCGACCAGATCTTTCATGGCTGGGTGCCCGACATCGGTCCCGGCCAGTTTTACGGCTACCGGGTGCACGGTCCGTACGAACCCGATGCGGGCCACCGCTTCAACCCCAACAAGCTGCTGCTTGATCCCTATGCCCGGGCCCATATGGGGGACCTGCAATGGGACCCGGCCCTGTTTGGCTACACGATCGGCCATGCGGATGCGGATCTAAGCTTCGATACCCGCGACAGCGCGCGTTTCATGCCCAAATGCGTGGTGATCGACCCCGGTTTCGACTGGCATGGCCAGTCCGGGCGCAACCCGCTGCCATGGGACCAGACCGTGCTGTACGAAGCCCATGTCAAGGGACTGACCCGGCTGCACCCGCATGTGCCCGAAGCACTGCGCGGCACCTATGCGGGACTGGCGACGCGCGATGTGCTGGACTACATCCGCAAGCTGGGCGCCACATCGCTTGAACTGCTGCCCGTGCACAGCTTTGTCAATGACCAGCACCTGCTGGAAAAGGGCCTGAGCAATTACTGGGGCTACAACACGATCGGGTTCTTCGCCCCCGATCCACGCTATGCCGCCGACCGCGCGGAATCCCTGCGGGAGTTCAAGGAAATGGTCTCCGCCATCCATGCGGCCGGGCTGGAGGTCATTCTGGATGTTGTCTACAACCATACGGCGGAAGGCAACGAGTGCGGACCCACGCTTTCGTTCCGCGGCATCGACAATGTTTCCTATTACCGTCTGCTCAGGGACCAGCCGCGCTACTACGTCAATGACACGGGCACGGGCAATACGGTCAACCTGTCGCACCGCCGTGTGATCCAGATGGTGACCGACAGCCTGCGCTACTGGGCGGAGGAGATGCACGTGGACGGCTTCCGCTTCGACCTGGGCACCATTCTGGCGCGCGAGCCCAACGGGTTCGATAACCAGTCCGGCTTCCTGAAAGCCTGCTCGCAGGACCCGACGCTGGAGACCGTCAAGCTGATTGCCGAACCATGGGACTGCGGCCCCGGTGGCTACCAGGTCGGCGGCTTCCCGCCCGGCTGGGCGGAATGGAATGACCGCTTCCGTGATGTGGTGCGAAATTACTGGCGGGGAAAGGAAGGGGCCGGTGGTCTTGCCCCGCGCCTTCTGGCCAGCCCCGACCAGTTTGATCACCAGGGGCGCAAGCCATGGGCCTGCGTCAACTTCCTGACCGCGCATGACGGTTTTACGCTTGAAGACTGCGTGACCTATGATGAAAAGCATAACGAAGCGAACGGGGAGGACGGGCGGGACGGGGCGGAACAGAATGCCTCATGCAATTACGGGGTGGAGGGGCCGAGCGGGGATCCCGCAGTCGTGAAGCTGCGCGGGCGGCAGGTCCGCAACATGCTGGCGACGCTGCTCATGTCACAGGGCACGCCCATGCTGCTGGCGGGTGATGAATTTGGCCGCACGCAGGGCGGCAACAACAACGCCTATTGCCAGGATAATGAAATTTCATGGATCAACTGGGATTTCGGGGCGCGCGGGCAGGCCCTTGTCAACTTCGTGACACGGCTGAACGCGCTGCGCAGGCGTCTGCCGATATTGCGCCGCGGGCGTTTCCTGACCGCAGCCTATAACGAGGAACTGGATATAAAGGAACTGACATGGATCCAGCCTGACGGGATGGAAATGACCCCGCAGGACTGGGACGGCGCGCAGTGCTTCGGCCTGGTGCTGGACGGTCGTGCCCAGCCCAGCGGCATCCGCCGCCGGGGCGCCGATGCCACGCTGCTCATGGTCTTCAATGCACGGAGCGATGGGGTCGATTTCACGCTGCCATCCGTATCCGACCAGCATTGGGCGCTTCTGGTCGATACCGGCGTGGAAGACGGCGGGAGTGCGGATGATGTCCGCCACTTCCGGCCCAATGCAGTCTATCCCATGGCCGACCGTTCCTTCCTGCTGTTCGAACTTCTGCCCGACAGCGTGCCTGCCGTGTCATGA
- a CDS encoding NAD(P)-dependent alcohol dehydrogenase, which yields MFSCVGYAATAADTPLKPFAFDRRDTGPDDVRIDILYCGVCHSDLHQARNEWHNTIYPCVPGHEIVGRVAETGASVTRFKVGDMVGVGCLVDSCRECASCRDGLEQYCETGFVGTYNGEDRHGRGITFGGYSRAVVVDQSFVLRVPDTLDPAAASPLLCAGITTWSPLRHWKVGPGQRVGIVGLGGLGHMGVKFARALGADVVLFTTSPGKVADGLRLGAHEVVLSKDADAMAKERGRFDFILDAVAADHDINAYLELLRRDGTMVQVGAPEKPLPVSVFSLLMKRRSFAGSLIGGLPETQEMLDFCGLHNITADIEMIRMDEIETAYERMLRSDVKYRFVIDMATMPQAA from the coding sequence ATGTTTTCATGCGTTGGTTACGCCGCAACCGCGGCCGATACACCGCTCAAGCCCTTTGCCTTTGACCGGCGCGACACCGGCCCCGATGACGTGCGCATCGACATTTTGTACTGTGGCGTGTGCCATTCCGACCTGCACCAGGCGCGCAATGAATGGCACAATACGATCTACCCCTGTGTGCCAGGCCATGAAATCGTGGGCCGGGTGGCGGAAACGGGGGCGTCTGTCACCCGGTTCAAGGTCGGTGACATGGTGGGCGTAGGCTGTCTGGTTGATTCGTGCCGCGAATGCGCCAGCTGCCGCGACGGGCTGGAGCAGTATTGCGAGACCGGTTTTGTCGGCACGTATAATGGCGAGGACCGACATGGTCGCGGCATCACCTTTGGCGGCTATTCCCGTGCGGTGGTGGTTGACCAGTCCTTCGTGCTGCGTGTGCCCGACACGCTGGACCCGGCTGCGGCCAGCCCCCTGCTGTGCGCGGGCATTACCACATGGTCGCCGCTGCGCCACTGGAAGGTGGGGCCGGGACAGCGGGTCGGGATCGTGGGTCTGGGCGGGCTGGGCCATATGGGGGTCAAGTTCGCCCGTGCGCTGGGGGCGGACGTGGTGCTGTTCACCACATCACCGGGCAAGGTTGCTGATGGCCTGCGACTGGGCGCACATGAAGTCGTACTGTCAAAAGATGCGGATGCAATGGCCAAGGAGCGCGGACGGTTCGATTTCATTCTCGATGCCGTGGCGGCGGACCACGATATCAATGCCTATCTGGAGCTGCTCAGGCGCGACGGGACGATGGTGCAGGTTGGCGCACCGGAAAAGCCGCTGCCGGTATCCGTGTTCAGCCTGCTCATGAAGCGCCGCAGCTTTGCCGGGTCCCTGATTGGTGGCCTGCCTGAAACCCAGGAAATGCTGGATTTCTGTGGCCTTCACAACATCACTGCGGATATCGAGATGATCCGCATGGATGAGATCGAGACCGCCTACGAACGCATGCTGCGTTCGGATGTGAAGTACCGCTTCGTGATCGACATGGCGACCATGCCGCAGGCCGCGTGA
- a CDS encoding phosphomannomutase: MKQSGVAFGTSGARGLVTAMTDAVCFAYTVGYLKHLSRLGEFAPGISVAVAGDLRPSTPRILRACIAAITHMGGRPVFCGFVPTPALCLYAFGHGIPSLMVTGSHIPADRNGIKFNRAHGEFLKSDEAAMREEEVTLPDGWFDGGGMIVTPPVLPPVTDVIPGFVARYRDFFGPDALSGLNLGIYQHSAVGRDVLVRIVEALGGHAVPLGRMEDFIPVDTEAVRPEDAALAREWAADGGLDAILTTDGDSDRPLLADRAGDWLRGDVLGILAARFLGAAAVTTPVSSNTALELSGFAKDVRRTRIGSPFVVAAMTEAAQAGNVPSVGYEANGGFLLASDVKRAGRTLAALPTRDSVLPMICALVAARSEGMDLADLVRTLPPRFTLSDRLVEMPTEQSRAQIARLAENPIQGAAALGLTQACGPLAAVDETDGLRMTFEDGDVVHLRPSGNAPELRVYVEASTPERAQTLLATGIRAVSPWREQA, encoded by the coding sequence ATGAAGCAGTCAGGCGTCGCGTTCGGAACCAGCGGCGCGCGCGGCCTTGTCACCGCCATGACGGATGCCGTCTGCTTTGCCTATACGGTCGGGTACCTGAAACACCTTTCCCGTCTTGGTGAGTTCGCGCCCGGCATTTCCGTTGCCGTGGCGGGGGACCTGCGGCCCAGCACGCCGCGCATCCTTCGTGCCTGTATCGCGGCCATTACCCATATGGGCGGGCGTCCGGTCTTCTGCGGTTTCGTGCCGACACCGGCACTGTGCCTGTATGCTTTCGGGCATGGCATTCCCTCGCTCATGGTCACGGGCAGCCATATTCCGGCGGACCGCAATGGCATCAAGTTCAACCGTGCGCATGGCGAGTTCCTGAAATCCGATGAAGCCGCCATGCGGGAGGAAGAAGTTACCCTGCCCGATGGGTGGTTTGATGGGGGTGGCATGATCGTCACACCCCCCGTCCTGCCCCCCGTGACGGATGTCATACCCGGATTCGTGGCACGCTACCGCGATTTTTTCGGCCCCGATGCCCTGTCTGGCCTGAATCTGGGCATCTACCAGCATTCCGCCGTCGGGCGTGATGTACTGGTGCGGATTGTCGAAGCCCTGGGGGGGCATGCCGTGCCGCTTGGCCGGATGGAGGATTTCATTCCCGTCGATACCGAAGCCGTGCGCCCCGAAGATGCCGCCCTGGCGCGGGAATGGGCGGCGGATGGCGGGCTTGACGCCATCCTGACGACCGATGGCGATTCAGACCGTCCGCTGCTGGCTGACCGCGCGGGTGACTGGCTGCGTGGCGATGTACTGGGCATTCTGGCCGCCCGCTTTCTGGGCGCGGCGGCCGTAACCACACCGGTCAGCAGCAACACGGCGCTGGAGCTTTCGGGCTTTGCAAAAGACGTGCGGCGCACCCGCATCGGCTCCCCCTTTGTCGTGGCCGCCATGACAGAGGCGGCACAGGCGGGAAACGTACCCTCGGTCGGGTATGAGGCGAATGGCGGCTTCCTGCTGGCCAGTGACGTTAAACGGGCAGGCCGCACCCTGGCCGCACTTCCCACCCGGGATTCCGTACTGCCCATGATCTGCGCGCTGGTGGCCGCACGCAGCGAAGGCATGGATCTGGCTGACCTGGTACGCACCCTGCCCCCGCGCTTTACACTCAGTGACCGGCTAGTTGAAATGCCAACCGAACAAAGCAGGGCCCAGATCGCCCGCCTGGCGGAAAATCCCATACAGGGCGCGGCGGCACTTGGCCTGACTCAGGCCTGCGGCCCGCTGGCCGCCGTGGATGAAACCGATGGCCTGCGCATGACGTTCGAGGACGGCGACGTCGTTCACCTGCGCCCGTCCGGCAACGCGCCGGAACTGCGTGTGTATGTAGAGGCCAGTACACCTGAACGGGCGCAGACCCTGCTCGCAACCGGGATCCGTGCGGTCAGCCCGTGGCGCGAACAGGCCTGA
- a CDS encoding DUF2252 domain-containing protein: protein MQDLLPVRYARMIASPFAFLRGAAAIMAGDLAHTAAAGPRVQSCGDCHLANFGSYASPEGTPVFDINDFDETLPAPFEWDIKRLGTSLVLSGRENGLSDSRARSLAVSMVQTYVTEIKRLARLSPLEVWSNPIDLSSAIAGFSDRHARRQARLLLAERMESASRHYGLVANGAGMPALREHPPLVMRLPAHEETIRKAFARYVATQPAELAVLLDRYVLRDVIFKVVGIGSVGTFCAIGLFATTDGEMLLLQIKEAGQSVLAPSAGPSLSHNQGRRVVTGQRIMQAQSDIFLGWTHSADRNGPACDMSDFSGVGRQFYVRRLKDARLAAIGSDVTPGGLPDHARLYGRVLARAHARSGDCALISGYVGKGHRFSDAIGSFSVHYADQTKADWSAFCQAVKTGRIAVR, encoded by the coding sequence ATACAGGATCTGCTCCCGGTCCGTTATGCGCGCATGATCGCCTCCCCCTTTGCATTCCTCCGTGGGGCAGCGGCGATCATGGCCGGGGACCTGGCCCATACCGCTGCCGCCGGCCCCCGGGTGCAGAGCTGCGGTGACTGCCACCTGGCCAATTTTGGCAGCTATGCTTCGCCTGAGGGCACCCCGGTCTTCGATATCAATGATTTTGACGAGACGCTGCCCGCGCCCTTTGAATGGGACATCAAACGTCTTGGCACGTCACTGGTCCTGTCCGGGCGGGAAAACGGATTGTCCGACAGCAGGGCACGAAGTCTCGCCGTTTCGATGGTCCAGACTTATGTTACGGAAATAAAAAGACTTGCAAGGTTGTCGCCGCTGGAAGTCTGGTCAAATCCCATAGACCTTTCCAGCGCCATTGCCGGATTTTCGGACAGGCACGCACGCAGGCAGGCCCGGCTCCTGCTGGCGGAACGGATGGAGAGCGCCAGTCGCCATTATGGTCTTGTCGCCAATGGCGCGGGCATGCCCGCGTTGCGTGAACATCCGCCACTGGTCATGCGCCTGCCCGCGCATGAGGAGACGATCAGGAAGGCATTTGCCCGCTATGTCGCCACACAGCCTGCGGAACTTGCCGTGCTGCTGGACCGTTACGTGCTGCGCGACGTCATATTCAAGGTGGTGGGTATCGGCAGCGTCGGGACATTCTGCGCCATCGGGCTGTTTGCCACGACGGATGGCGAAATGCTGCTTCTGCAGATCAAGGAAGCAGGGCAGTCGGTGCTCGCACCTTCTGCCGGTCCATCGCTTTCCCATAACCAAGGCAGGCGCGTGGTGACGGGGCAGCGGATCATGCAGGCACAGAGCGACATATTCCTTGGCTGGACGCATAGCGCGGACCGCAATGGTCCGGCATGCGACATGTCCGACTTTTCCGGGGTGGGGCGGCAGTTCTACGTGCGCCGCCTGAAAGATGCGCGTCTGGCCGCCATCGGGTCGGATGTCACGCCCGGGGGGCTGCCCGACCATGCGCGCCTGTATGGCCGGGTGCTGGCACGCGCCCATGCGCGTTCGGGCGACTGCGCGCTGATCAGCGGCTACGTGGGCAAGGGGCATCGTTTTTCGGATGCCATAGGCAGCTTTTCCGTCCATTACGCCGATCAGACAAAGGCGGACTGGAGTGCTTTCTGCCAGGCGGTGAAAACGGGCAGGATTGCCGTCAGGTAA
- a CDS encoding DUF1810 domain-containing protein: MPDPLDLQRFVTAQQPVMDAVRRELAAGDKQTHWMWFVFPQVVGLGHSPVARRYALRSLEEAETFLRHRVLGPRLLECTALVNAVSGRTVHQIFGTPDDLKFHSSMTLFHRAGPHERAFSLALERYFRGGEDMATLRLLGLSS; the protein is encoded by the coding sequence ATGCCCGATCCCCTGGACCTGCAACGCTTTGTTACCGCCCAGCAGCCGGTCATGGATGCCGTGCGCCGGGAACTGGCGGCGGGTGACAAGCAGACACACTGGATGTGGTTCGTGTTCCCGCAGGTAGTCGGGCTGGGCCACAGTCCCGTGGCACGACGCTACGCGCTACGCTCCCTTGAGGAAGCAGAGACATTTCTCCGCCATCGCGTGCTTGGTCCACGGCTGCTTGAATGCACCGCCCTGGTCAACGCGGTCAGCGGGCGCACCGTTCATCAGATTTTCGGCACGCCTGATGACCTGAAATTCCATTCTTCCATGACCCTGTTCCACCGGGCCGGACCGCATGAACGCGCGTTCAGCCTCGCGCTCGAACGCTATTTCAGGGGTGGGGAAGATATGGCGACACTCAGGCTGCTGGGGCTTTCCTCCTGA
- a CDS encoding NADPH-dependent F420 reductase, with product MKIGIIGAGQIGGTLARRLVTLGHAVRIANSRGPQTLAELAKESGATASTVADAVKDADLIIVTIPEKNIPALGPKPFVHVPADVVIVDTGNYYPRERDGRIAAIENGMPESVWMSGQIGRPVIKAFNNIYARHLLEKGMPAGTPGRIALPVAGDDVAARKTVMKLVDELGFDPVDTGTLAESWRQQPGTPVYCADRDAAATRQLLAQASPKRTAQWTASDRSPGSFEAPA from the coding sequence ATGAAGATCGGAATCATCGGTGCAGGCCAGATTGGTGGCACGCTGGCGCGCAGGCTTGTCACGCTGGGTCATGCGGTCAGGATCGCCAATTCACGCGGTCCGCAGACACTGGCCGAACTGGCGAAGGAAAGCGGCGCCACGGCCAGCACGGTGGCGGACGCGGTAAAGGATGCAGACCTGATCATTGTCACGATTCCTGAAAAGAACATTCCTGCGCTGGGCCCGAAGCCATTCGTGCATGTTCCGGCGGATGTAGTGATCGTGGATACAGGCAACTATTACCCGCGTGAGCGCGACGGCCGTATTGCCGCCATAGAAAATGGCATGCCGGAGAGCGTATGGATGTCGGGGCAGATCGGCCGCCCGGTCATCAAGGCCTTCAACAACATCTATGCCCGGCATCTGCTGGAAAAGGGCATGCCGGCGGGAACACCCGGCCGGATTGCACTGCCCGTGGCAGGTGACGACGTGGCAGCCAGGAAAACTGTCATGAAGCTGGTCGATGAACTTGGCTTCGACCCGGTGGATACGGGTACGCTGGCGGAATCATGGCGCCAGCAGCCGGGCACGCCGGTTTACTGTGCGGACAGGGATGCGGCGGCCACGCGGCAGCTGCTGGCGCAGGCCAGCCCGAAACGCACGGCACAATGGACGGCGAGTGACCGGAGCCCCGGCAGCTTTGAAGCCCCGGCCTGA